A window of the Lolium perenne isolate Kyuss_39 chromosome 7, Kyuss_2.0, whole genome shotgun sequence genome harbors these coding sequences:
- the LOC127318726 gene encoding beta-glucosidase 31 isoform X3, translating to MEQSRGSSSRLRFLLAVLLFELVSAAAAITRDDFPEGFVFGAGSSAYQVEGAWAEDGKKPSIWDTYTHQGYAFDHATADVAADQYHKYKEDVRLMHEMGLDAYRFSISWSRLIPDGRGAVNPKGLEYYNNLIDELLKYGIQPHTTIYHFDLPQALQDEYNGLLSPRIIEDFTAFADVCFRSFGDRVKHWTTVNEPNIEPLGGYDVGYLPPRRCSSPFGFPGITCAEGNSTTEPYIVAHHLLLAHASMVSLYRRKYQAVQGGRIGITLLAWWYEPATTKPDDVAAAERVNDFTLGWFLHPLVYGDYPPVMKRNAGSKLPALTAEESARVCGSFDFVGVNQYGAIYVADDPSQLKHELRDYSADEATKYVTQPFESSRHQEFKQRGLGLGNHDAPWALRKLLEHLQTKYANPPVVIYENGAGHEPDPSGGLLYDDEFRSRFLQVYIEAALQSIRNGSDVRGYFVWSFMDVFEYIFAYQFQFGLIGVDYSTEERTRYARNSARWYAGFLHGSELRTVAPDGSRASS from the exons ATGGAACAGAGCCGTGGTAGCAGTTCACGCCTGCGCTTTCTTCTAGCCGTCCTCTTGTTCGAGCTCGTCTCCGCCGCAGCGGCCATTACCCGGGATGACTTCCCGGAGGGGTTCGTCTTCGGCGCTGGCTCGTCGGCTTACCAG GTCGAAGGCGCGTGGGCAGAGGACGGGAAGAAGCCGAGCATCTGGGACACATACACGCACCAGG GCTATGCATTCGACCATGCGACGGCAGACGTGGCTGCAGATCAATATCACAAGTacaag GAAGATGTGAGGCTCATGCATGAGATGGGCCTGGACGCCTACAGGTTCTCAATCTCCTGGTCACGCCTTATTCCAG ATGGGCGAGGAGCTGTAAACCCGAAGGGGTTGGAGTACTACAACAACCTTATAGATGAACTCCTCAAATATG GAATACAGCCTCACACGACCATCTACCACTTCGACCTTCCTCAGGCTCTTCAAGATGAATACAATGGCTTGCTCAGTCCTAGAATCAT AGAGGACTTCACAGCGTTCGCGGACGTGTGCTTCAGGAGCTTCGGCGACAGGGTGAAGCACTGGACCACCGTGAACGAGCCCAACATCGAGCCGCTCGGTGGCTACGACGTTGGCTACCTCCCGCCACGGCGGTGCTCATCCCCGTTCGGGTTCCCCGGAATCACCTGCGCCGAGGGAAACTCCACGACGGAGCCGTACATCGTCGCTCACCACCTGTTGCTCGCGCACGCCTCCATGGTGTCCCTCTACAGACGCAAATACCAG GCTGTGCAAGGTGGACGGATTGGGATCACATTGCTCGCCTGGTGGTATGAGCCGGCCACAACGAAACCAGATGATGTGGCAGCAGCCGAAAGAGTGAATGACTTCACACTCGGATG GTTCTTGCATCCTTTGGTATACGGAGACTATCCACCGGTGATGAAGAGGAACGCCGGGTCCAAGCTGCCGGCGTTGACAGCCGAGGAGTCAGCGAGGGTGTGCGGTTCGTTTGATTTCGTCGGGGTCAACCAATACGGCGCCATCTATGTTGCAGACGACCCGAGCCAGCTGAAACACGAATTGAGAGATTATTCAGCCGACGAGGCGACCAAATATGTCACTC AGCCGTTCGAGAGCTCAAGACACCAG GAGTTTAAGCAGCGTGGACTCGGGCTGGGCAACCACGACGCGCCATGGGCtctgaggaagctgctggagcacCTGCAGACGAAGTACGCGAACCCTCCGGTCGTTATCTACGAGAACG GAGCTGGGCACGAGCCGGACCCGTCGGGCGGACTCCTGTACGACGACGAGTTCAGGTCCCGTTTCCTGCAGGTTTACATCGAGGCGGCGCTGCAGTCTATCAG GAACGGATCGGATGTGCGCGGCTACTTCGTGTGGTCATTCATGGACGTGTTCGAGTACATATTCGCCTACCAGTTCCAGTTCGGCCTCATCGGCGTCGACTACAGCACCGAGGAGAGGACGAGGTATGCCCGGAACTCGGCAAGGTGGTACGCGGGCTTCCTCCATGGCAGCGAGCTCAGGACGGTGGCGCCGGATGGCTCCAGAGCCTCGTCGTGA
- the LOC127318726 gene encoding beta-glucosidase 31 isoform X2: MEQSRGSSSRLRFLLAVLLFELVSAAAAITRDDFPEGFVFGAGSSAYQVEGAWAEDGKKPSIWDTYTHQGYAFDHATADVAADQYHKYKAYVRLMHEMGLDAYRFSISWSRLIPDGRGAVNPKGLEYYNNLIDELLKYGIQPHTTIYHFDLPQALQDEYNGLLSPRIIEDFTAFADVCFRSFGDRVKHWTTVNEPNIEPLGGYDVGYLPPRRCSSPFGFPGITCAEGNSTTEPYIVAHHLLLAHASMVSLYRRKYQAVQGGRIGITLLAWWYEPATTKPDDVAAAERVNDFTLGWFLHPLVYGDYPPVMKRNAGSKLPALTAEESARVCGSFDFVGVNQYGAIYVADDPSQLKHELRDYSADEATKYVTQPFESSRHQPFQEFKQRGLGLGNHDAPWALRKLLEHLQTKYANPPVVIYENGAGHEPDPSGGLLYDDEFRSRFLQVYIEAALQSIRNGSDVRGYFVWSFMDVFEYIFAYQFQFGLIGVDYSTEERTRYARNSARWYAGFLHGSELRTVAPDGSRASS, translated from the exons ATGGAACAGAGCCGTGGTAGCAGTTCACGCCTGCGCTTTCTTCTAGCCGTCCTCTTGTTCGAGCTCGTCTCCGCCGCAGCGGCCATTACCCGGGATGACTTCCCGGAGGGGTTCGTCTTCGGCGCTGGCTCGTCGGCTTACCAG GTCGAAGGCGCGTGGGCAGAGGACGGGAAGAAGCCGAGCATCTGGGACACATACACGCACCAGG GCTATGCATTCGACCATGCGACGGCAGACGTGGCTGCAGATCAATATCACAAGTacaaggcat ATGTGAGGCTCATGCATGAGATGGGCCTGGACGCCTACAGGTTCTCAATCTCCTGGTCACGCCTTATTCCAG ATGGGCGAGGAGCTGTAAACCCGAAGGGGTTGGAGTACTACAACAACCTTATAGATGAACTCCTCAAATATG GAATACAGCCTCACACGACCATCTACCACTTCGACCTTCCTCAGGCTCTTCAAGATGAATACAATGGCTTGCTCAGTCCTAGAATCAT AGAGGACTTCACAGCGTTCGCGGACGTGTGCTTCAGGAGCTTCGGCGACAGGGTGAAGCACTGGACCACCGTGAACGAGCCCAACATCGAGCCGCTCGGTGGCTACGACGTTGGCTACCTCCCGCCACGGCGGTGCTCATCCCCGTTCGGGTTCCCCGGAATCACCTGCGCCGAGGGAAACTCCACGACGGAGCCGTACATCGTCGCTCACCACCTGTTGCTCGCGCACGCCTCCATGGTGTCCCTCTACAGACGCAAATACCAG GCTGTGCAAGGTGGACGGATTGGGATCACATTGCTCGCCTGGTGGTATGAGCCGGCCACAACGAAACCAGATGATGTGGCAGCAGCCGAAAGAGTGAATGACTTCACACTCGGATG GTTCTTGCATCCTTTGGTATACGGAGACTATCCACCGGTGATGAAGAGGAACGCCGGGTCCAAGCTGCCGGCGTTGACAGCCGAGGAGTCAGCGAGGGTGTGCGGTTCGTTTGATTTCGTCGGGGTCAACCAATACGGCGCCATCTATGTTGCAGACGACCCGAGCCAGCTGAAACACGAATTGAGAGATTATTCAGCCGACGAGGCGACCAAATATGTCACTC AGCCGTTCGAGAGCTCAAGACACCAG CCCTTCCAGGAGTTTAAGCAGCGTGGACTCGGGCTGGGCAACCACGACGCGCCATGGGCtctgaggaagctgctggagcacCTGCAGACGAAGTACGCGAACCCTCCGGTCGTTATCTACGAGAACG GAGCTGGGCACGAGCCGGACCCGTCGGGCGGACTCCTGTACGACGACGAGTTCAGGTCCCGTTTCCTGCAGGTTTACATCGAGGCGGCGCTGCAGTCTATCAG GAACGGATCGGATGTGCGCGGCTACTTCGTGTGGTCATTCATGGACGTGTTCGAGTACATATTCGCCTACCAGTTCCAGTTCGGCCTCATCGGCGTCGACTACAGCACCGAGGAGAGGACGAGGTATGCCCGGAACTCGGCAAGGTGGTACGCGGGCTTCCTCCATGGCAGCGAGCTCAGGACGGTGGCGCCGGATGGCTCCAGAGCCTCGTCGTGA
- the LOC127318726 gene encoding beta-glucosidase 31 isoform X1, whose translation MEQSRGSSSRLRFLLAVLLFELVSAAAAITRDDFPEGFVFGAGSSAYQVEGAWAEDGKKPSIWDTYTHQGYAFDHATADVAADQYHKYKEDVRLMHEMGLDAYRFSISWSRLIPDGRGAVNPKGLEYYNNLIDELLKYGIQPHTTIYHFDLPQALQDEYNGLLSPRIIEDFTAFADVCFRSFGDRVKHWTTVNEPNIEPLGGYDVGYLPPRRCSSPFGFPGITCAEGNSTTEPYIVAHHLLLAHASMVSLYRRKYQAVQGGRIGITLLAWWYEPATTKPDDVAAAERVNDFTLGWFLHPLVYGDYPPVMKRNAGSKLPALTAEESARVCGSFDFVGVNQYGAIYVADDPSQLKHELRDYSADEATKYVTQPFESSRHQPFQEFKQRGLGLGNHDAPWALRKLLEHLQTKYANPPVVIYENGAGHEPDPSGGLLYDDEFRSRFLQVYIEAALQSIRNGSDVRGYFVWSFMDVFEYIFAYQFQFGLIGVDYSTEERTRYARNSARWYAGFLHGSELRTVAPDGSRASS comes from the exons ATGGAACAGAGCCGTGGTAGCAGTTCACGCCTGCGCTTTCTTCTAGCCGTCCTCTTGTTCGAGCTCGTCTCCGCCGCAGCGGCCATTACCCGGGATGACTTCCCGGAGGGGTTCGTCTTCGGCGCTGGCTCGTCGGCTTACCAG GTCGAAGGCGCGTGGGCAGAGGACGGGAAGAAGCCGAGCATCTGGGACACATACACGCACCAGG GCTATGCATTCGACCATGCGACGGCAGACGTGGCTGCAGATCAATATCACAAGTacaag GAAGATGTGAGGCTCATGCATGAGATGGGCCTGGACGCCTACAGGTTCTCAATCTCCTGGTCACGCCTTATTCCAG ATGGGCGAGGAGCTGTAAACCCGAAGGGGTTGGAGTACTACAACAACCTTATAGATGAACTCCTCAAATATG GAATACAGCCTCACACGACCATCTACCACTTCGACCTTCCTCAGGCTCTTCAAGATGAATACAATGGCTTGCTCAGTCCTAGAATCAT AGAGGACTTCACAGCGTTCGCGGACGTGTGCTTCAGGAGCTTCGGCGACAGGGTGAAGCACTGGACCACCGTGAACGAGCCCAACATCGAGCCGCTCGGTGGCTACGACGTTGGCTACCTCCCGCCACGGCGGTGCTCATCCCCGTTCGGGTTCCCCGGAATCACCTGCGCCGAGGGAAACTCCACGACGGAGCCGTACATCGTCGCTCACCACCTGTTGCTCGCGCACGCCTCCATGGTGTCCCTCTACAGACGCAAATACCAG GCTGTGCAAGGTGGACGGATTGGGATCACATTGCTCGCCTGGTGGTATGAGCCGGCCACAACGAAACCAGATGATGTGGCAGCAGCCGAAAGAGTGAATGACTTCACACTCGGATG GTTCTTGCATCCTTTGGTATACGGAGACTATCCACCGGTGATGAAGAGGAACGCCGGGTCCAAGCTGCCGGCGTTGACAGCCGAGGAGTCAGCGAGGGTGTGCGGTTCGTTTGATTTCGTCGGGGTCAACCAATACGGCGCCATCTATGTTGCAGACGACCCGAGCCAGCTGAAACACGAATTGAGAGATTATTCAGCCGACGAGGCGACCAAATATGTCACTC AGCCGTTCGAGAGCTCAAGACACCAG CCCTTCCAGGAGTTTAAGCAGCGTGGACTCGGGCTGGGCAACCACGACGCGCCATGGGCtctgaggaagctgctggagcacCTGCAGACGAAGTACGCGAACCCTCCGGTCGTTATCTACGAGAACG GAGCTGGGCACGAGCCGGACCCGTCGGGCGGACTCCTGTACGACGACGAGTTCAGGTCCCGTTTCCTGCAGGTTTACATCGAGGCGGCGCTGCAGTCTATCAG GAACGGATCGGATGTGCGCGGCTACTTCGTGTGGTCATTCATGGACGTGTTCGAGTACATATTCGCCTACCAGTTCCAGTTCGGCCTCATCGGCGTCGACTACAGCACCGAGGAGAGGACGAGGTATGCCCGGAACTCGGCAAGGTGGTACGCGGGCTTCCTCCATGGCAGCGAGCTCAGGACGGTGGCGCCGGATGGCTCCAGAGCCTCGTCGTGA
- the LOC127318726 gene encoding beta-glucosidase 31 isoform X4, with translation MTSRRGSSSALARRLTRFGVEGAWAEDGKKPSIWDTYTHQGYAFDHATADVAADQYHKYKEDVRLMHEMGLDAYRFSISWSRLIPDGRGAVNPKGLEYYNNLIDELLKYGIQPHTTIYHFDLPQALQDEYNGLLSPRIIEDFTAFADVCFRSFGDRVKHWTTVNEPNIEPLGGYDVGYLPPRRCSSPFGFPGITCAEGNSTTEPYIVAHHLLLAHASMVSLYRRKYQAVQGGRIGITLLAWWYEPATTKPDDVAAAERVNDFTLGWFLHPLVYGDYPPVMKRNAGSKLPALTAEESARVCGSFDFVGVNQYGAIYVADDPSQLKHELRDYSADEATKYVTQPFESSRHQPFQEFKQRGLGLGNHDAPWALRKLLEHLQTKYANPPVVIYENGAGHEPDPSGGLLYDDEFRSRFLQVYIEAALQSIRNGSDVRGYFVWSFMDVFEYIFAYQFQFGLIGVDYSTEERTRYARNSARWYAGFLHGSELRTVAPDGSRASS, from the exons ATGACTTCCCGGAGGGGTTCGTCTTCGGCGCTGGCTCGTCGGCTTACCAGGTTCGGG GTCGAAGGCGCGTGGGCAGAGGACGGGAAGAAGCCGAGCATCTGGGACACATACACGCACCAGG GCTATGCATTCGACCATGCGACGGCAGACGTGGCTGCAGATCAATATCACAAGTacaag GAAGATGTGAGGCTCATGCATGAGATGGGCCTGGACGCCTACAGGTTCTCAATCTCCTGGTCACGCCTTATTCCAG ATGGGCGAGGAGCTGTAAACCCGAAGGGGTTGGAGTACTACAACAACCTTATAGATGAACTCCTCAAATATG GAATACAGCCTCACACGACCATCTACCACTTCGACCTTCCTCAGGCTCTTCAAGATGAATACAATGGCTTGCTCAGTCCTAGAATCAT AGAGGACTTCACAGCGTTCGCGGACGTGTGCTTCAGGAGCTTCGGCGACAGGGTGAAGCACTGGACCACCGTGAACGAGCCCAACATCGAGCCGCTCGGTGGCTACGACGTTGGCTACCTCCCGCCACGGCGGTGCTCATCCCCGTTCGGGTTCCCCGGAATCACCTGCGCCGAGGGAAACTCCACGACGGAGCCGTACATCGTCGCTCACCACCTGTTGCTCGCGCACGCCTCCATGGTGTCCCTCTACAGACGCAAATACCAG GCTGTGCAAGGTGGACGGATTGGGATCACATTGCTCGCCTGGTGGTATGAGCCGGCCACAACGAAACCAGATGATGTGGCAGCAGCCGAAAGAGTGAATGACTTCACACTCGGATG GTTCTTGCATCCTTTGGTATACGGAGACTATCCACCGGTGATGAAGAGGAACGCCGGGTCCAAGCTGCCGGCGTTGACAGCCGAGGAGTCAGCGAGGGTGTGCGGTTCGTTTGATTTCGTCGGGGTCAACCAATACGGCGCCATCTATGTTGCAGACGACCCGAGCCAGCTGAAACACGAATTGAGAGATTATTCAGCCGACGAGGCGACCAAATATGTCACTC AGCCGTTCGAGAGCTCAAGACACCAG CCCTTCCAGGAGTTTAAGCAGCGTGGACTCGGGCTGGGCAACCACGACGCGCCATGGGCtctgaggaagctgctggagcacCTGCAGACGAAGTACGCGAACCCTCCGGTCGTTATCTACGAGAACG GAGCTGGGCACGAGCCGGACCCGTCGGGCGGACTCCTGTACGACGACGAGTTCAGGTCCCGTTTCCTGCAGGTTTACATCGAGGCGGCGCTGCAGTCTATCAG GAACGGATCGGATGTGCGCGGCTACTTCGTGTGGTCATTCATGGACGTGTTCGAGTACATATTCGCCTACCAGTTCCAGTTCGGCCTCATCGGCGTCGACTACAGCACCGAGGAGAGGACGAGGTATGCCCGGAACTCGGCAAGGTGGTACGCGGGCTTCCTCCATGGCAGCGAGCTCAGGACGGTGGCGCCGGATGGCTCCAGAGCCTCGTCGTGA
- the LOC127318726 gene encoding beta-glucosidase 31 isoform X5, with translation MKIDEVEGAWAEDGKKPSIWDTYTHQGYAFDHATADVAADQYHKYKEDVRLMHEMGLDAYRFSISWSRLIPDGRGAVNPKGLEYYNNLIDELLKYGIQPHTTIYHFDLPQALQDEYNGLLSPRIIEDFTAFADVCFRSFGDRVKHWTTVNEPNIEPLGGYDVGYLPPRRCSSPFGFPGITCAEGNSTTEPYIVAHHLLLAHASMVSLYRRKYQAVQGGRIGITLLAWWYEPATTKPDDVAAAERVNDFTLGWFLHPLVYGDYPPVMKRNAGSKLPALTAEESARVCGSFDFVGVNQYGAIYVADDPSQLKHELRDYSADEATKYVTQPFESSRHQPFQEFKQRGLGLGNHDAPWALRKLLEHLQTKYANPPVVIYENGAGHEPDPSGGLLYDDEFRSRFLQVYIEAALQSIRNGSDVRGYFVWSFMDVFEYIFAYQFQFGLIGVDYSTEERTRYARNSARWYAGFLHGSELRTVAPDGSRASS, from the exons ATGAAGATCGATGAG GTCGAAGGCGCGTGGGCAGAGGACGGGAAGAAGCCGAGCATCTGGGACACATACACGCACCAGG GCTATGCATTCGACCATGCGACGGCAGACGTGGCTGCAGATCAATATCACAAGTacaag GAAGATGTGAGGCTCATGCATGAGATGGGCCTGGACGCCTACAGGTTCTCAATCTCCTGGTCACGCCTTATTCCAG ATGGGCGAGGAGCTGTAAACCCGAAGGGGTTGGAGTACTACAACAACCTTATAGATGAACTCCTCAAATATG GAATACAGCCTCACACGACCATCTACCACTTCGACCTTCCTCAGGCTCTTCAAGATGAATACAATGGCTTGCTCAGTCCTAGAATCAT AGAGGACTTCACAGCGTTCGCGGACGTGTGCTTCAGGAGCTTCGGCGACAGGGTGAAGCACTGGACCACCGTGAACGAGCCCAACATCGAGCCGCTCGGTGGCTACGACGTTGGCTACCTCCCGCCACGGCGGTGCTCATCCCCGTTCGGGTTCCCCGGAATCACCTGCGCCGAGGGAAACTCCACGACGGAGCCGTACATCGTCGCTCACCACCTGTTGCTCGCGCACGCCTCCATGGTGTCCCTCTACAGACGCAAATACCAG GCTGTGCAAGGTGGACGGATTGGGATCACATTGCTCGCCTGGTGGTATGAGCCGGCCACAACGAAACCAGATGATGTGGCAGCAGCCGAAAGAGTGAATGACTTCACACTCGGATG GTTCTTGCATCCTTTGGTATACGGAGACTATCCACCGGTGATGAAGAGGAACGCCGGGTCCAAGCTGCCGGCGTTGACAGCCGAGGAGTCAGCGAGGGTGTGCGGTTCGTTTGATTTCGTCGGGGTCAACCAATACGGCGCCATCTATGTTGCAGACGACCCGAGCCAGCTGAAACACGAATTGAGAGATTATTCAGCCGACGAGGCGACCAAATATGTCACTC AGCCGTTCGAGAGCTCAAGACACCAG CCCTTCCAGGAGTTTAAGCAGCGTGGACTCGGGCTGGGCAACCACGACGCGCCATGGGCtctgaggaagctgctggagcacCTGCAGACGAAGTACGCGAACCCTCCGGTCGTTATCTACGAGAACG GAGCTGGGCACGAGCCGGACCCGTCGGGCGGACTCCTGTACGACGACGAGTTCAGGTCCCGTTTCCTGCAGGTTTACATCGAGGCGGCGCTGCAGTCTATCAG GAACGGATCGGATGTGCGCGGCTACTTCGTGTGGTCATTCATGGACGTGTTCGAGTACATATTCGCCTACCAGTTCCAGTTCGGCCTCATCGGCGTCGACTACAGCACCGAGGAGAGGACGAGGTATGCCCGGAACTCGGCAAGGTGGTACGCGGGCTTCCTCCATGGCAGCGAGCTCAGGACGGTGGCGCCGGATGGCTCCAGAGCCTCGTCGTGA
- the LOC127318726 gene encoding beta-glucosidase 31 isoform X6: MEQSRGSSSRLRFLLAVLLFELVSAAAAITRDDFPEGFVFGAGSSAYQVEGAWAEDGKKPSIWDTYTHQGYAFDHATADVAADQYHKYKEDVRLMHEMGLDAYRFSISWSRLIPDGRGAVNPKGLEYYNNLIDELLKYGIQPHTTIYHFDLPQALQDEYNGLLSPRIIEDFTAFADVCFRSFGDRVKHWTTVNEPNIEPLGGYDVGYLPPRRCSSPFGFPGITCAEGNSTTEPYIVAHHLLLAHASMVSLYRRKYQAVQGGRIGITLLAWWYEPATTKPDDVAAAERVNDFTLGWFLHPLVYGDYPPVMKRNAGSKLPALTAEESARVCGSFDFVGVNQYGAIYVADDPSQLKHELRDYSADEATKYVTQPFESSRHQPFQEFKQRGLGLGNHDAPWALRKLLEHLQTKYANPPVVIYENGAGHEPDPSGGLLYDDEFRSRFLQVYIEAALQSIRFCTR, translated from the exons ATGGAACAGAGCCGTGGTAGCAGTTCACGCCTGCGCTTTCTTCTAGCCGTCCTCTTGTTCGAGCTCGTCTCCGCCGCAGCGGCCATTACCCGGGATGACTTCCCGGAGGGGTTCGTCTTCGGCGCTGGCTCGTCGGCTTACCAG GTCGAAGGCGCGTGGGCAGAGGACGGGAAGAAGCCGAGCATCTGGGACACATACACGCACCAGG GCTATGCATTCGACCATGCGACGGCAGACGTGGCTGCAGATCAATATCACAAGTacaag GAAGATGTGAGGCTCATGCATGAGATGGGCCTGGACGCCTACAGGTTCTCAATCTCCTGGTCACGCCTTATTCCAG ATGGGCGAGGAGCTGTAAACCCGAAGGGGTTGGAGTACTACAACAACCTTATAGATGAACTCCTCAAATATG GAATACAGCCTCACACGACCATCTACCACTTCGACCTTCCTCAGGCTCTTCAAGATGAATACAATGGCTTGCTCAGTCCTAGAATCAT AGAGGACTTCACAGCGTTCGCGGACGTGTGCTTCAGGAGCTTCGGCGACAGGGTGAAGCACTGGACCACCGTGAACGAGCCCAACATCGAGCCGCTCGGTGGCTACGACGTTGGCTACCTCCCGCCACGGCGGTGCTCATCCCCGTTCGGGTTCCCCGGAATCACCTGCGCCGAGGGAAACTCCACGACGGAGCCGTACATCGTCGCTCACCACCTGTTGCTCGCGCACGCCTCCATGGTGTCCCTCTACAGACGCAAATACCAG GCTGTGCAAGGTGGACGGATTGGGATCACATTGCTCGCCTGGTGGTATGAGCCGGCCACAACGAAACCAGATGATGTGGCAGCAGCCGAAAGAGTGAATGACTTCACACTCGGATG GTTCTTGCATCCTTTGGTATACGGAGACTATCCACCGGTGATGAAGAGGAACGCCGGGTCCAAGCTGCCGGCGTTGACAGCCGAGGAGTCAGCGAGGGTGTGCGGTTCGTTTGATTTCGTCGGGGTCAACCAATACGGCGCCATCTATGTTGCAGACGACCCGAGCCAGCTGAAACACGAATTGAGAGATTATTCAGCCGACGAGGCGACCAAATATGTCACTC AGCCGTTCGAGAGCTCAAGACACCAG CCCTTCCAGGAGTTTAAGCAGCGTGGACTCGGGCTGGGCAACCACGACGCGCCATGGGCtctgaggaagctgctggagcacCTGCAGACGAAGTACGCGAACCCTCCGGTCGTTATCTACGAGAACG GAGCTGGGCACGAGCCGGACCCGTCGGGCGGACTCCTGTACGACGACGAGTTCAGGTCCCGTTTCCTGCAGGTTTACATCGAGGCGGCGCTGCAGTCTATCAGGTTCTGCACGAGATGA